In Takifugu flavidus isolate HTHZ2018 chromosome 5, ASM371156v2, whole genome shotgun sequence, the following proteins share a genomic window:
- the LOC130526171 gene encoding neoverrucotoxin subunit alpha-like → MCLHAGYRAGLITAEGCSSLASALRSNPTHLKELDLSFNHPGDDGTKLLSAVVEDPELSLEVLRLDHCGKERLKSGLKKYHCELSVDTNTVHRSIQVSNNRVMRTVAEDQQYPAHPERFDVCPQLLCSNSLTGRCYWEVEWTGWVDISVAYKKIWRHGLSPQCWFGENQQSWSLECSPRGYYVLHDNKRVALLPLSSTDPQRVAVYVNYPAGTVTFYRITTDTPVHLYTFKTTFTEPLFPGFGLLVWVPARFLGAFVFDRRRSFRLKKHEG, encoded by the exons atgtgcttgcatgcaggttatcgggctggtctcatcacagcagaaggatgttcttctctggcctcagcgttgaggtccaacccaacccatctaaaagaactggacctgagcttcaaccatcctggagatgatggaacgaagctgctctctgctgttgtggaggatccagagttgagcctggaggttctcag actggaccattgtgggaaagagagacttaagagtggtctgaagaagt atcactgtgagctcagcgtggacaccaacaccgtccacaggtcaatccaagtgtccaacaacagggtgatgaggaCAGTGGCCGAGGACCAACAATATCCAGCCCATCCAGAGAGGTTTGATGTCTgtccccagctgctgtgtagcaacagcctaactggtcgctgttactgggaggtggagtggacaggatGGGTTGACATTTCTGTAGCATACAAAAAGATCTGGAGACATGGACTGAGCCCCCAATGCTGGTTTGGAGAgaatcagcagtcttggagccttGAGTGTTCTCCCAGAGGTTACTATGTCCTCCACGATAACAAAAGGGTAGCCCTCCTCCCCTTATCATCCACTGATCCTCAGAGAGTCGccgtctatgtgaactaccccgctggcactgtgaccttctacagaaTCACCACCGACACCCCGGTCCACCTCtataccttcaaaaccacattcactgaaccgctgttccccGGCTTTGGTTTATTGGTCTGGGTTCCCGCCCGGTtcctcggtgcatttgtgttcgaccgcaggagaagcttccgtctgaagaaacacgagggttga